CCGTCTGCACGTCCACCAACCCGGGTACACCCGCAGCTTGGCCGTTTGGCCATGAGCATAGCGTTTGTAGAGTGCGGTAtccgcagccccagccccggtCGTCCAGGCCGTCGCAGCCGTAGTGATAGTACAGGTAGTGGCCCGGAAGGATGGCCAAGCGAACGGGGCCACGGCCGGGTGGGGCAAGGCCCAGGTGGACATCTTTTAGCAGCTCCAGGGCGGTCGGCGGGAGCGGAGGTTGTCCAGGCAGGGCAGATGTTGCGTCTGGCGGTGTGGGGcgaaccaggcagggcagatgtTGTGTCTGGCGGTGTGGGGAGAACTTGGGCTCCAGCACTTACTCTCAGTGCCGGGTCTTGGGCTAGCCGCTGGCAGGACTGGCAGGCAGGCTCTGGCGACAACCTTTCCTGGCACCGGGAAGCAGTGGAGACGGAGTCGACCCTCAGGGTTCCCACAATGCACCTCTACGCCAGCGCCACCCTTACTGCGCAGACGCGAGTTTGCCTCACGGAGAGGCAGTAGAGGGCGCCCTGTATTCCACCTCTGAGCAAGGCCGCCTGCTCCGTTGACCAGCCCTCCATTCCCTCAGCCCTAGTGGTTAGGCGTTCTGCCAGACCCCGGCTTCCCAATCGCGCACACGCCTTTGGCTGTAACAGTTTATTGGCAGCCCAGAGGGGCGAAGGCACCGCGGGGTAGGGGCTCGGCCGAGACATGCAGAAGACGCAGAAGACTGGGAGCCCCGGGAGAGGGAGGGAGTTGGGGCGGGCGAGGTCTAGGGCTCCTCTGTTATATCCCAGCCCTTAGATAAATAGTATATACAGCTAGGGGACCGGGCAGGGTGGGCGTGGTGGTGGAACTTGGGGGTCCCGCCGGGGTCACAGGTCTGAGCAGCGATCCTGCTTGCTGTAATGGTCAAACTGGTTCTTCCAGTGCACCATGTAGGAGCTCCAGCGGTGGAACTCGGCCTTCCACTGGCGCTCTGCCTCGTCCAGCGTGTCTGCGGCCAGGGTGCCCggcaagggggtgggaggaggacatGGGGAAGTCCAGGGAACGGACATGGGGTACGGGGCGTGAGTGCAGGAGGACACAAGGAGTAAGTAGGAGGCCACGTGGGGTGGTGGAAAGAGGATTAGAATATGAGAGACGAAAGACCGGGGAAGATGAAGATAGAGGGGCACCAGAGAAGGATGGCGGGAAGGAGGATGGAGGGGTAGAAAATGACCGGAAGACAGGAGGAAGTAAGGGATCAGGAGGGTGGAGCATCCATGGAttgatgggggaaaaaagagacagaaatgttTGACGGTTATAGCCCCACTGGGAGGTGCTATCTAGCCCCAggtcttccctctccccccaacACCAAGCTCAGGCTCTAaggaataattttatataaaaagagaattagctttttcatttgcatttaaacaaAGGCGTGTGGGTCCCTGAGAAGGGTCGTAGGTCACCACTCCCCTTGTCCAGTTTGAGGCtttctgagggagggagggggcgctggGTCGGAGATCCCTGAGTGGGGCCCTTCCCCAAGGTCCGACTACTCATTAGAGGAGGGGCCCAGTGAGGCCggaggaggggaagaggctgTGGTCACAGCCACGGGAGGCTGGAGAAAAGGAGAACGAGAAGGAGGGGTAGGGGGAGGCCGGGCCTGGGCCTCGGGGCAGCCTCcccgtgggcggggcctgggcaggtGCTGGGAGCCTCCGAGGctggtggggagaagagaggggttATACACCCCGCCGGCTTCCATTACCCACTCTCTCTCACGCCCCACTTCTCCCCCCTCTGCTCAGCCCTTGCCCACTGGGTCCCCGCGTACCGGTGGCGCTGAGCAATTTGGGTAGGAAGCCGTTCCagaaggcacaggcctgggcgcGCAGCCCCCGCCGCACCTCCAGCGGCCGCAAGTTGAGGCTCACATACTGCTGCGCTTTCCCCGTGTACGGCGGCCACTGCGGAGCCTTGGGGTCCTGGGGGTCATTGGGGTCCctgtggaaggaaagggaaggctcAGCCTCAGGCAAGCCCGACTTGCCCTGGGGTTGGGGAATGgagatggagaggaggaggaggcagtctGCTTCCAGACCCCATGCCCTCTTCGCTCCAAAGAGAGCCCCATCCCTTCCCGCCCAGTACTGCTTTAatcctttctcttctccagtATCCCTCATCATCTAGagtcttccccttcctcctgcccgctttctgtctctcctttccctttccttcaatTTTCCTGCTCCATCATCgtctgtttctcattttaaaaaaatcatgatttaTCGAGCTCTTACAGCGTAACCAGGCCCAGTCCTATCTGTACAAATATCACACTTGCTTTTAACATCGTCCATATGATATTGGATTCATTGTCCCCTTCTTCAGACAGGTAAAATGTGTGCACTCGTGCATCACAGCTAATGAAATCACCACTGATCCAATTGATCTAGCTCTACAGTTCACACTCTTAACTACTACAGTAACTCCTCTGTCTCTCCTTGTTTGGCTCTTCTCTTTGCCTGTCTCTGTTGTCCTTGTCTCTCCAGGATCTGTCACCCcacttcttctttcctctcccattcTCCTTGGtcatcctctctctccccttttgtctcctttcctttgtGAACTACCGCCCCCCCCTCTTTCTAgcccttcttgtctctctctgcttgtcttccactttctctttctgtcccccTGCCTCCCTAGCTCCCAGAGGCCATCCTCCCCTCCTCACTGCTGACCCTGTGCGGGCGAAGTTGGCCCAGTATTTCATCAGTCGCTGGGCAAAGGCTCTCTCCTCGATGGTGTAGTTTAGCGAGGGTTCCAGGGGGAGCCCAAAGATGAACTCGATCTCGTAGCCGTGGGGCACCCCCATCCAGAGGGGCCAGGAGAGCGTAGACGCACGGTGTTCAAAGATGTAGGCATAGACCCGAGCACCTTGGGCAGCCAGTCGCCCAGCCAGTTGGGCCACAGGGCACACGACATTGTGGTCGCCCACCACATTGCTCATGGCCTCTCTCAGGCGTGCTGGGTCCTCAGGGTTCAGCCAGTCTGTGTAATGCAGCACCACAGCCTCGGCAGCCAGGTCACTTGCCTGGGGGACCCCGACCCGCACCCCAGCCAGGAACTGTGCCCGGCTGATGAGAGACTCGTTGTCTTTGCTGAAGCCTGGGGCCCCGTAAACCAGAAAATAGGAGCCCTCATCCTTCACCACACCCACCAGCACCTGGGGGAACAGGAGGAAGTAATGGgaatgggtggaggtgggggcagacacagacagacacgcAGACAAAAACAGATGGACAAAGAACCAGAGAGATGAACAGTTACAGATGCAGAACCACAGAGGAAGAGAGTATGAGTTTGGGGAAcaggtggagaaaaggaaaaaatacacccatatttttttttctctctgtcccacCGGCCACCCCGGGATCAAGCCCTCAAGGAAGAGAAGCCTGGGCCTTTGGGGATGGGTTTTGTGGATCCCTCATGCCTGGGTACCCagggggaggatgggagggagaacaAGCTTAGAGGAACCAGTTCCACCCACGCCAGCCATTAGTCACCTGCAGGCCCTGGAAGTCTCCAGCATTGATGAGGGCCTCGGGCGTGTCACTGAGGAAGTCTCCGTCTATCACAGGCACAAAAGAGAAGCGGAAGACGCTTTCCTGAGGCAGCACATGCCACTCGTGGTCCACCAGGTCCTGAGCTGGCCGTGTCCGCAGGCAGGCAACCAACTCTGTGTCATTGCTACCAGCCCCACCTGGGGGACAGCCTACAAGGCGGGCCAGTAGTGTGGCCCTTCGGCGGGCCTCTCCCATGCCCACCGTAGCCCATGGCCCATTGGGTGCACCGCTCTGCAGCACAGCCCTGTGGAACAGACTCCGGCTGGGTGGGGACAGAAGGTGCATGCCCACGGAGGCGGCACCTGCACTCTCCCCAAACAGAGTCACTGACATTGGGTCCCCCCCGAAGGCTGCTACATTCTCCTGTACCCACTGCAGGGCCAGCCTCTGGTCCAGGAGACCCACATTGCCTggggcctccctgctccctggcagGGCTAGGAAGCCAAAGGCTCCCACCCGGTAGTTCATGGATATCAGCACAGTCCCCTCTGCTTGGGCCAGGAAGCGGCCATCATACACATCCAGGGAGGAGGCCCCACTGTAGAAGCCACCCCCATAGATCCAGACGAGGACAGGGGCGGGGGACGCAGGTCGAGGGTATGGTGTCCACACGTTGAGGTACAAGCAGTTCTCACTCAGCTCACGGTTGGGGTTCCACATCTCCGTGCCCTCAAAGCCAGGGTACAAGGTGTCCACGTATTGGTAGCAGACACTTTGGAAGGCTGTGGCATTCAGTATCCCTGACCAGGGCCGCTTGGGCTCCGGTGGCAGAAAGCGACGGGGGCCCACGGGTGGTTCTGCGAAGGGGATGCCCAGAAAAGCAGAGACAGGGCCCCCAGGGGCCATTACGCGGATGCCACGAAGACGGCCCCCACGCACTGTCACAAGCAGCTCTGGGTCCTCCGGGTGCTCAgcttctgcccctcctcccaggaggaagaggaggaggagaagaagtgGGGACGCTGGCAAGAGAGTGTGCAGGGGACAGCATGGGGGCCTCATGGCTACCAAGGCAGGCGGGCAGCtgctgggagaaagaaaggcagaggatGAAGGCCTGAGGCTGCTAGGAAGGAGATTAGGTAACACTCCTGCTCCAGGGTTATCTCTAAGCTTCAGAGAAGGTGGGGCAGGCTGGCAAAGAGGAAGCgagaaatggagggagacagaccaACAGAGAGACAAGGACACAGGCAGAGAAGCAAGAAGGGACAGAGATCAGGCACACATACACCCAGACAGACAGATGTAAGGAACAGAAATGAGACCTTCCAAACAATACCCTCCCCTGCTCCACAGAGGACCCActgccctcacctccttcccccagcTGGGTGGACTGGTTTGGGCCCAGTACGAGCAAGCAGTGCGGGTACCCGCACCAGAGGCCGCAGTCCACGTACTGGCCACAAAACAGGGGCGGGGCCCTCGCTGACGCGAGGCGGATGGGGGCGCTCGCAGTGGCGTGAAGGCTCAGCCGCTTCTGCCGATGGCCAGGGCCGGGGCCCTGGAGGGTGGGTTGGGCATTCAGGGTGTGGGAACCACAAGTTCTGGGGCACCCCAAATCCTGCCTACTCCACACTCTACCCTCCCAGCCCGCCTCATCCACTGTCTGGCACAGCGTGCTGGTACCCTTGGGTGCCTGTCAGTTGCGCACTCCTGTCGTCTAGCCTCAGAGAACGGATTCGCCAGCCTTGGACCCCAGGACTCCAGTTCTCAGTCCGTCCGATGCTGCTGTGCATGCTGCCGCCAGCGGGGGGCACTAGAGACCGAGACAATATCGGCGCTCCCCGCCCGGAGTAAAGAAGCCGGGAACTTAGGGCGGGGGTCTGGGGGCTTGCGGGCATTGCAGAGGGGTCTGACGAGCGAACCGGGACGCCTGTGTTCACGGAGCTCCGGAGATCCCCcgctgcaggggcgggggcgctATTTTGGGGCAGCAGCTGCTGTGGTTCCGGCATCTCCAGCCAAAGGATCAAAATTCCCCGGGTCGGAACTCCCCCCCTCTCGCGGCGGTCACCCAGCCGCCGGCGTCCTGAGATAGGGTGGTGATGGTGCTGAGATTAACTAGGAAACTCGAGTGGGGCTAATTATAACTCGGGTCTTCCGCTgagtctccccttccctccaaatAGAGACGGAATCCCCGCGGGAGGGGGATGCCTGGGCCTGGCAGGGGGCTTACGCTGGGCGCTTCGCAGGGGCGGGCGGGTGGCCCGAttggggtggggtcgggggaaATGGCAGCCGGACTCCAGGAACCTGCGTGGACCGGGTTCCGCCCCAATCAGGGGGCGTCTTATAGTGGCCCCGGACTTGAGGACCAACGGGCTAGGGGTGCTCGGTGGTCCCCACAGGAAATCGAGAGCAGAGGCAGCCGCCAGCCGTTCAGGGTGCGGGCTCCCTACGCAGGCGACCGTAAGTCTCCAGCGGCGAGCGAAGAGTTAAGGATGAGTGTGAGGTGGCGGGGGCGCCGCTGGGCAGGCCCGGGGGCGCAGTGGGCGTCAGGTTCGGGGGCCTGGATCCCTCCGGGAGCGCGCTGTGCCCCGGACGCGGAAGGGGTCGAAGGCTGGGGGAGGGTCCCGGACGGGGCGGGAGACTCACCTGAGGCGGCCaagcggggccgggccgggccgcgcCGGGAGCTGGAGGCGGCCGATGTTCCCCGGCGCTGGCTGAGCAGACTCTGACAGCCGCCGCCTCCGGCCCCCCGCACACACCCCCTCCGGCCCTGCACTGCGCCCCCGCCTCCGCCCACTgtctccgccccctcccctccccaccgcccggagctgccacctcctctcccttttcctccctgggAGCCCAGACCCACAGACCCCGAGGCCGAGACGGAGCCCGTGACAGACGCCGACTGACGTCCAGACACACCGTGACCCGCACTACCAAAAGACCCGCAGTGGCGGGGCAGACGCCCACAAGACTGACAGATGAACAGAAACCCgaggaaacacacacacgcagacgGACGGTCTCATGCAGTGACAGCCACAAACGCAGTGAGACATTGACAGACGGATGGACACTCTAGGACAGGGTGACAGCCTCGGTCTGAGCTGGGGGACGAATAAATGAGCATCCCTGGCCACAACACAGCGGGGATggcacgggggtggggtgggggcggcatgTGAAAGTGTGGCTGAGGACCCCCCTCAGAGGATCGGGTGGTAGTGCTGGAGAAAAGGTGACATGGGACACTCTTGGGGACGAGGGCGCAACTGTGGAAATGAAGATGTGGACACGAGACCATGAGTGGAAATGAAGGGGACCCCCATAAAGGAGACGGGAGGGGGGAGAAGTGACTCGCGGATAGTCCAGACGGAAGGCCAAAAGCGGTGGCACGCAAAAGGGTGCGGTGCGAGGCCGCCCTCCGCCGCCGCAGTAGAAACTTCCGGAACCCCTGCGGGTGGGTTTGCGCTGGTTTCCTGACGGGTGACCTCGGACTTTCGTCAACAGGGGCCGGTTGGTATGACATCACTATGCCAGGCTCTTATTGGCCGCTGCGACGGGCAGGTGGGAGCGGCGTGGCCCGGGGACCCCTAGACTGTTCCGAGGGGCCGGAGCCGCACGGACCACCACGTCCAGCCCTAGGGGATCACCCATGGGGAAGTGTGGCCCCGAAGCCGTCTCCCGCTCGAGGTGAGGGCGGAAAAGTGTGAGATGGTACCCGCATGATTGCGCTGCCCGAAGATGCCACACTCTCTCTGGGTGGCCGTCTCCTGAACCTGCGGCCGGCTGGGCTGCTCGGAGACTCGCTGGCGCTGGCAAGCGTCCtggcgtgcgcgcgcgcgcgcgaggGTGCGGGGCGCCGCGTGGGGCGGCCGCGCGCGCTCACGCTCACTCAGCCGCCTTGCACCCCACAGAGTCCCTGGCTCGCGCCTGCAGCTGTGAGGGACCTAGGGCACCGGATCTGGGGTCTCAGGAGTGTCGTGGGATCCTCACGAATCGAGAAATGTGCCCCTCCCTGGTCTGCGCGGTCCTGGTTCTCCTAGCtgacactccccacccccaaagctCGCCCGTGCGCCCCGGGGGAACTGGCCTCCGCAGGGCCGGGGACCCTCGCTAAGTCTAGTCCATTAGAGGGCGGTGGCCGCCAGGTGGCGCCGGAGGCAGCCGCTCCGGGCTCGGGGTCTGTGCTGGAAAGCCGAGACTAAGCCTCACGTCATCTCTTCCCACCTTCCAGCTTTCCGCGTTCCCGTCTTCAGGCACCCTAAATCCCCCGCAGGGACACCGAGGTTCCCTGAATCTTGCCTTCACCGTCCTAGTTGAGGGATCCCCAGTGGTCTGACCATATCCCTCATTAGGGTTGTGAATAGAGACAGGAGACAGAAAAATGGACAGCCGGAGCAGCTGCGGGAGAAAAGGATGTGAGGCAGGTCTCCAAGTGTGGTAATTATGAATTATTAGAATGATAAAAATCaacagtgaatgaatgagcagagGCCTGTGGAAATTTTTGGCCTGTAAAGGCCCTGACAGCGATGGGGCTTGCCTTCCTGTGGTTCTCCAAAAAGGGCTGTCCCATGCAAATGCCTCACCTGACTTCTCTAACCAAGCGTCCGAGGCCTGTACCACGAAGATAGTGAAGGAAGAGACAGCTTATAGCTCCGGGTTATCATGAACTAGTGACACCTTAGACAGTAGAAGGTGAAAGGACAGGGCATGTTCTAGGAGCTGGCCCAGCAAAGACTGCCTCAGAGAGGTCAGTGCTGAAAGCCTGGACCTGCCTCTGGAGTCAAAGACAGGATACCTATGG
This sequence is a window from Phyllostomus discolor isolate MPI-MPIP mPhyDis1 chromosome 3, mPhyDis1.pri.v3, whole genome shotgun sequence. Protein-coding genes within it:
- the ACHE gene encoding acetylcholinesterase isoform X1 — its product is MPEPQQLLPQNSAPAPAAGDLRSSVNTGVPVRSSDPSAMPASPQTPALSSRLLYSGRGAPILSRSLVPPAGGSMHSSIGRTENWSPGVQGWRIRSLRLDDRRPRPWPSAEAAEPSRHCERPHPPRVSEGPAPVLWPVRGLRPLVRVPALLARTGPKPVHPAGGRSSCPPALVAMRPPCCPLHTLLPASPLLLLLLFLLGGGAEAEHPEDPELLVTVRGGRLRGIRVMAPGGPVSAFLGIPFAEPPVGPRRFLPPEPKRPWSGILNATAFQSVCYQYVDTLYPGFEGTEMWNPNRELSENCLYLNVWTPYPRPASPAPVLVWIYGGGFYSGASSLDVYDGRFLAQAEGTVLISMNYRVGAFGFLALPGSREAPGNVGLLDQRLALQWVQENVAAFGGDPMSVTLFGESAGAASVGMHLLSPPSRSLFHRAVLQSGAPNGPWATVGMGEARRRATLLARLVGCPPGGAGSNDTELVACLRTRPAQDLVDHEWHVLPQESVFRFSFVPVIDGDFLSDTPEALINAGDFQGLQVLVGVVKDEGSYFLVYGAPGFSKDNESLISRAQFLAGVRVGVPQASDLAAEAVVLHYTDWLNPEDPARLREAMSNVVGDHNVVCPVAQLAGRLAAQGARVYAYIFEHRASTLSWPLWMGVPHGYEIEFIFGLPLEPSLNYTIEERAFAQRLMKYWANFARTGDPNDPQDPKAPQWPPYTGKAQQYVSLNLRPLEVRRGLRAQACAFWNGFLPKLLSATDTLDEAERQWKAEFHRWSSYMVHWKNQFDHYSKQDRCSDL
- the ACHE gene encoding acetylcholinesterase isoform X3; protein product: MPEPQQLLPQNSAPAPAAGDLRSSVNTGVPVRSSDPSAMPASPQTPALSSRLLYSGRGAPILSRSLVPPAGGSMHSSIGRTENWSPGVQGWRIRSLRLDDRRPRPWPSAEAAEPSRHCERPHPPRVSEGPAPVLWPVRGLRPLVRVPALLARTGPKPVHPAGGRSCPPALVAMRPPCCPLHTLLPASPLLLLLLFLLGGGAEAEHPEDPELLVTVRGGRLRGIRVMAPGGPVSAFLGIPFAEPPVGPRRFLPPEPKRPWSGILNATAFQSVCYQYVDTLYPGFEGTEMWNPNRELSENCLYLNVWTPYPRPASPAPVLVWIYGGGFYSGASSLDVYDGRFLAQAEGTVLISMNYRVGAFGFLALPGSREAPGNVGLLDQRLALQWVQENVAAFGGDPMSVTLFGESAGAASVGMHLLSPPSRSLFHRAVLQSGAPNGPWATVGMGEARRRATLLARLVGCPPGGAGSNDTELVACLRTRPAQDLVDHEWHVLPQESVFRFSFVPVIDGDFLSDTPEALINAGDFQGLQVLVGVVKDEGSYFLVYGAPGFSKDNESLISRAQFLAGVRVGVPQASDLAAEAVVLHYTDWLNPEDPARLREAMSNVVGDHNVVCPVAQLAGRLAAQGARVYAYIFEHRASTLSWPLWMGVPHGYEIEFIFGLPLEPSLNYTIEERAFAQRLMKYWANFARTGDPNDPQDPKAPQWPPYTGKAQQYVSLNLRPLEVRRGLRAQACAFWNGFLPKLLSATDTLDEAERQWKAEFHRWSSYMVHWKNQFDHYSKQDRCSDL
- the ACHE gene encoding acetylcholinesterase isoform X4, translated to MRPPCCPLHTLLPASPLLLLLLFLLGGGAEAEHPEDPELLVTVRGGRLRGIRVMAPGGPVSAFLGIPFAEPPVGPRRFLPPEPKRPWSGILNATAFQSVCYQYVDTLYPGFEGTEMWNPNRELSENCLYLNVWTPYPRPASPAPVLVWIYGGGFYSGASSLDVYDGRFLAQAEGTVLISMNYRVGAFGFLALPGSREAPGNVGLLDQRLALQWVQENVAAFGGDPMSVTLFGESAGAASVGMHLLSPPSRSLFHRAVLQSGAPNGPWATVGMGEARRRATLLARLVGCPPGGAGSNDTELVACLRTRPAQDLVDHEWHVLPQESVFRFSFVPVIDGDFLSDTPEALINAGDFQGLQVLVGVVKDEGSYFLVYGAPGFSKDNESLISRAQFLAGVRVGVPQASDLAAEAVVLHYTDWLNPEDPARLREAMSNVVGDHNVVCPVAQLAGRLAAQGARVYAYIFEHRASTLSWPLWMGVPHGYEIEFIFGLPLEPSLNYTIEERAFAQRLMKYWANFARTGDPNDPQDPKAPQWPPYTGKAQQYVSLNLRPLEVRRGLRAQACAFWNGFLPKLLSATDTLDEAERQWKAEFHRWSSYMVHWKNQFDHYSKQDRCSDL
- the ACHE gene encoding acetylcholinesterase isoform X2, with the translated sequence MPEPQQLLPQNSAPAPAAGDLRSSVNTGVPVRSSDPSAMPASPQTPALSSRLLYSGRGAPILSRSLVPPAGGSMHSSIGRTENWSPGVQGWRIRSLRLDDRRPRPWPSAEAAEPSRHCERPHPPRVSEGPAPVLWPVRGLRPLVRVPALLARTGPKPVHPAGGRSSCPPALVAMRPPCCPLHTLLPASPLLLLLLFLLGGGAEAEHPEDPELLVTVRGGRLRGIRVMAPGGPVSAFLGIPFAEPPVGPRRFLPPEPKRPWSGILNATAFQSVCYQYVDTLYPGFEGTEMWNPNRELSENCLYLNVWTPYPRPASPAPVLVWIYGGGFYSGASSLDVYDGRFLAQAEGTVLISMNYRVGAFGFLALPGSREAPGNVGLLDQRLALQWVQENVAAFGGDPMSVTLFGESAGAASVGMHLLSPPSRSLFHRAVLQSGAPNGPWATVGMGEARRRATLLARLVGCPPGGAGSNDTELVACLRTRPAQDLVDHEWHVLPQESVFRFSFVPVIDGDFLSDTPEALINAGDFQGLQVLVGVVKDEGSYFLVYGAPGFSKDNESLISRAQFLAGVRVGVPQASDLAAEAVVLHYTDWLNPEDPARLREAMSNVVGDHNVVCPVAQLAGRLAAQGARVYAYIFEHRASTLSWPLWMGVPHGYEIEFIFGLPLEPSLNYTIEERAFAQRLMKYWANFARTGDPNDPQDPKAPQWPPYTGKAQQYVSLNLRPLEVRRGLRAQACAFWNGFLPKLLSATASEAPSTCPGPAHGEAAPRPRPGLPLPLLLVLLFSSLPWL